Proteins co-encoded in one Acidovorax sp. 69 genomic window:
- the infC gene encoding translation initiation factor IF-3 — translation MAIATEFRDRRHREERKHRLNREIMAPEVRLSGPENEPLGVVSLMEALRMAGELDVDLVEIAATANPPVCRLMDYGKFKYQEQKRAAEAKAKQTVIEIKEVKFRPGTDDGDYNIKMRNIRRFLADGDKCKITLRFRGREITHQELGLALLNRIRDELADSILIEQFPKLEGRQMIMMIAPGKKKPSAKPVAEVAPAPGAAA, via the coding sequence ATAGCCATCGCTACTGAATTTCGTGATCGTCGCCACCGTGAAGAGCGCAAGCACCGCCTGAACCGTGAAATCATGGCCCCGGAAGTTCGACTTTCCGGTCCTGAGAACGAGCCTTTGGGCGTTGTCAGCCTGATGGAGGCCTTGCGCATGGCGGGTGAGTTGGATGTGGACTTGGTGGAAATCGCCGCTACGGCGAATCCTCCGGTGTGTCGTCTCATGGACTACGGCAAGTTCAAGTACCAAGAGCAAAAGCGTGCGGCTGAAGCCAAGGCCAAGCAAACGGTCATCGAGATCAAGGAAGTCAAGTTCCGTCCCGGTACGGACGATGGCGACTACAACATCAAGATGCGCAACATCCGCCGCTTTCTGGCGGATGGTGACAAGTGCAAGATCACGCTGCGGTTCCGCGGGCGTGAAATTACGCACCAGGAGCTGGGTTTGGCGCTGCTCAACCGCATTCGCGATGAGTTGGCCGATTCGATCCTCATTGAGCAGTTTCCCAAGCTGGAAGGTCGTCAGATGATCATGATGATCGCCCCAGGCAAGAAAAAGCCTTCTGCCAAACCTGTTGCGGAGGTAGCACCTGCGCCAGGTGCTGCTGCTTAA
- the rpmI gene encoding 50S ribosomal protein L35, whose amino-acid sequence MPKMKTKSSAKKRFRVRPGGTVKRGQAFKRHILTKKTTKNKRHLRGAVAVHETNMASISQMLPGMGV is encoded by the coding sequence ATGCCCAAAATGAAGACCAAGAGCAGCGCGAAAAAGCGTTTCCGCGTTCGTCCCGGTGGCACCGTCAAGCGCGGTCAAGCCTTCAAACGTCACATCTTGACCAAGAAGACCACCAAGAACAAGCGTCACCTGCGTGGTGCAGTCGCTGTGCACGAGACCAATATGGCCTCGATTTCACAGATGCTGCCCGGTATGGGCGTTTAA
- a CDS encoding nitrate- and nitrite sensing domain-containing protein — MLDPAATLSVSNLVLRSKQLEIDAVRHLASRAELVDVIGQLIQGLQRERGASGAFLASKAQRFADMRLRVVEEVGPLEAQLREVFAQHTEPAQGATAKALSLMAWALLGMESLPALRTQIERQAMTAHDSVAAYSHLIAGLIELVFHVADAAGLPSVSRLLVALLHLVQAEEEAGQERALGALLYASGSSNEAHQQRVIHLIDAQERSLKVFAEFAEPALRTRWEQQQLVPGMAQLERLRRTLCVARPGAVLDGDLSDTWFDVCSERIHALWHLQVDLVKTLRDDCEARILEAQQDLQDSRGLLRDLRDNPPQRTHAVDRFFDIALAPTAVPEQRGAVYAGESTSLVDLLQTQAARMVSMEAELEAARRTLNERKVIERAKGVLMARLGMNEEVAFRVLQKTSMDQNRRLLDVAEATLSLPDFAFAHQGPRDAKSVP; from the coding sequence ATGCTTGACCCGGCGGCGACCTTGTCCGTATCGAACCTTGTTCTTCGTTCCAAGCAACTGGAGATCGATGCCGTGCGCCATCTGGCCAGCCGGGCCGAACTGGTGGACGTGATCGGGCAACTGATCCAGGGCTTGCAGCGCGAGCGGGGCGCATCGGGGGCTTTTTTGGCGTCCAAGGCTCAGCGGTTTGCGGACATGCGCTTGCGGGTTGTTGAAGAGGTGGGGCCCCTGGAGGCGCAACTGCGCGAAGTGTTTGCCCAGCACACCGAGCCTGCACAGGGCGCTACTGCCAAGGCCTTGTCGTTGATGGCTTGGGCCTTGCTTGGCATGGAGTCGTTGCCGGCATTGCGCACCCAGATCGAGCGTCAGGCGATGACGGCACATGATTCGGTGGCTGCTTACAGTCACCTTATTGCAGGGCTCATCGAGTTGGTTTTTCATGTGGCTGATGCTGCAGGCCTGCCCAGCGTATCGCGCCTCCTGGTGGCGTTGCTGCACCTCGTGCAGGCCGAGGAAGAGGCAGGGCAGGAGCGGGCGTTGGGTGCACTGTTGTATGCGTCCGGCAGCAGCAACGAGGCGCATCAGCAGCGTGTGATTCACCTCATTGATGCGCAGGAGCGCAGCCTCAAGGTCTTTGCCGAGTTCGCCGAACCTGCGCTGCGCACCCGCTGGGAACAGCAGCAACTCGTGCCCGGCATGGCCCAGCTGGAGCGCCTGCGGCGAACGCTGTGTGTGGCCCGGCCAGGCGCCGTGCTCGATGGTGACCTCAGCGACACCTGGTTTGATGTGTGCTCGGAGCGCATTCATGCGCTGTGGCATCTGCAGGTTGATCTTGTCAAAACGCTGCGCGACGACTGTGAGGCTCGTATTCTCGAAGCCCAACAAGATCTACAGGACTCCAGGGGGCTGCTGCGTGACCTGCGCGACAACCCGCCGCAGCGCACGCACGCCGTGGACCGCTTTTTTGACATCGCCCTTGCTCCCACGGCCGTTCCCGAGCAACGTGGCGCTGTGTACGCTGGTGAATCCACTTCACTGGTGGATCTGTTGCAAACCCAGGCGGCACGCATGGTCAGCATGGAGGCCGAACTGGAGGCCGCTCGCCGCACGCTCAATGAGCGCAAGGTGATCGAGCGCGCCAAAGGCGTCCTCATGGCGCGGTTGGGCATGAATGAGGAGGTCGCCTTTCGGGTGCTTCAAAAGACCTCGATGGATCAGAACCGCCGCTTGCTCGATGTGGCGGAAGCCACGCTGTCGCTGCCCGACTTTGCGTTTGCGCATCAGGGCCCGCGCGATGCCAAATCTGTGCCTTGA
- the pheT gene encoding phenylalanine--tRNA ligase subunit beta, whose protein sequence is MQFPESWLREFCNPPLTTAELAETLTMAGLEVEELRPVAPPFTKIVVGEIKEAVQHPDADRLRVCQVDVGQGALLNIVCGAPNARVGIKVPCALVGAELPPGDDGKPFLIKVGKLRGVESQGMLCSARELKLSEDHGGLLELDAAARLGQDIREHLNLDDTLFTLKLTPNLAHCLSVFGIAREVSALTGVPLTQPTFPVVTSSVPDTLAVKVSAPDLCGRFSGRVVRNVNTRAATPQWMLDRLARCGQRGVSPLVDISNYVMFELGRPSHIFDLDKIHGGLDVRWGQPGEQLKLLNGNTITVDDKVGVISDAQQVESLAGIMGGDATAVSDDTKHIYIEAAFWWPKSVAGRSRRYNFSTDAGHRFERGVDPELTVEHIERITQLVIDICGTPETACGPMDDQRVNLPAPLPVTLRVARAAKVIGMPLTQAQCVDVLKRLGLPLTEGDGTVTVAPPAYRFDITIEEDLIEEVARMVGYNNLPTTPPLAPITPKLALEATRSPFAVRRTLAGLGFQETINFSFVEERWEHELAANPQPIKLLNPIASQMSVMRSTLLGSLLQVLKFNLDRKAERIRIFELGRVFLRDAGVLNTDTTVEGFHQPMRVSGLAYGPNDALQWGRKEQSIDFFDVKGDVEALLAPLLATFEPGTHPAMHPGRCARVLVNGRAVGFVGELHPQWRQSWELPQAPVMFELELDAVLQRVVPQFKSVAKHQAVERDLAVVVVERVTHAEIMAAIEQAVPGAMLRSAVLFDVYRPKALRAGEEAPAGGLAQGEKSLAVRVTLGSDDATLTEAEIDAAVQAVVTQLTQRTGARLRV, encoded by the coding sequence ATGCAATTTCCTGAATCCTGGTTGCGCGAATTCTGCAACCCTCCTTTGACGACGGCCGAGCTGGCCGAAACGCTGACCATGGCTGGCTTGGAAGTGGAAGAGTTGCGCCCCGTGGCGCCGCCTTTCACCAAGATCGTCGTGGGCGAGATCAAAGAGGCTGTGCAGCACCCCGATGCGGACCGCCTGCGCGTTTGCCAGGTGGATGTGGGGCAGGGCGCCCTGCTGAACATCGTCTGCGGTGCGCCGAACGCGCGCGTGGGCATCAAGGTGCCTTGCGCATTGGTGGGTGCTGAGCTGCCGCCCGGCGATGATGGCAAGCCCTTCCTGATCAAGGTGGGTAAGCTGCGTGGCGTGGAAAGCCAGGGCATGCTGTGCTCGGCGCGCGAACTCAAGCTGTCTGAAGACCATGGCGGTTTGCTGGAGCTGGACGCCGCTGCTCGCTTGGGTCAGGACATTCGCGAGCATCTGAACCTGGACGACACGCTGTTCACGCTGAAGCTCACGCCCAACCTGGCGCACTGCCTGAGCGTGTTCGGCATTGCACGTGAAGTCTCGGCATTGACCGGTGTGCCGCTGACCCAGCCCACCTTTCCGGTGGTGACATCTTCGGTGCCGGACACGCTGGCTGTGAAGGTGAGTGCCCCTGACCTGTGCGGCCGTTTCTCCGGCCGTGTGGTGCGCAACGTGAACACGCGCGCAGCCACTCCGCAATGGATGTTGGACCGCCTGGCCCGCTGTGGCCAGCGTGGCGTGTCGCCGCTGGTGGACATCTCCAACTACGTGATGTTTGAGCTGGGCCGCCCATCGCACATCTTCGACTTGGACAAGATCCACGGGGGCCTGGATGTTCGCTGGGGTCAGCCCGGCGAGCAGCTCAAATTGCTCAACGGCAACACCATCACGGTGGACGACAAGGTCGGTGTGATCTCTGATGCGCAGCAGGTTGAATCGCTCGCCGGCATCATGGGCGGCGATGCCACCGCCGTGTCTGATGACACAAAGCACATCTATATCGAGGCCGCTTTCTGGTGGCCCAAGTCCGTGGCAGGACGCTCGCGCCGCTACAACTTCTCGACCGACGCCGGCCACCGCTTCGAGCGCGGCGTGGACCCGGAACTGACGGTGGAACACATCGAACGCATCACCCAACTGGTGATCGACATCTGCGGCACGCCCGAGACGGCCTGCGGCCCGATGGACGACCAGCGCGTGAACCTGCCTGCACCCCTGCCCGTGACGCTCCGCGTGGCGCGCGCTGCCAAGGTCATCGGCATGCCGCTCACTCAAGCGCAATGTGTCGACGTGCTCAAGCGGCTGGGCCTGCCGCTCACCGAGGGGGATGGCACCGTCACGGTGGCTCCACCAGCCTACCGCTTCGACATCACCATTGAAGAAGACCTGATCGAAGAAGTCGCGCGCATGGTGGGCTACAACAACCTGCCCACTACACCGCCGCTGGCTCCCATCACGCCCAAACTGGCGCTGGAGGCCACGCGCAGCCCATTTGCCGTGCGTCGCACCCTCGCGGGACTGGGCTTTCAGGAAACCATCAACTTCAGTTTTGTAGAAGAGCGCTGGGAGCATGAGTTGGCGGCAAACCCTCAGCCCATCAAGCTGCTCAATCCCATCGCCAGTCAGATGAGTGTCATGCGCTCAACGCTGTTGGGTTCCTTGCTACAAGTTTTGAAGTTCAATCTGGATCGCAAAGCAGAACGTATTCGCATTTTCGAGCTGGGCCGTGTGTTTTTGCGCGATGCTGGTGTGCTCAACACCGACACCACTGTGGAAGGCTTTCACCAGCCCATGCGAGTGTCTGGCCTGGCTTATGGTCCCAATGATGCGTTGCAGTGGGGCCGCAAGGAGCAGTCCATTGACTTCTTTGATGTGAAAGGTGATGTGGAGGCATTGCTGGCACCGTTGCTCGCCACCTTCGAGCCGGGTACACACCCTGCTATGCATCCAGGACGCTGTGCGCGTGTGTTGGTGAATGGGCGCGCCGTGGGCTTTGTGGGCGAGTTGCATCCGCAGTGGCGCCAGTCATGGGAGCTGCCCCAGGCCCCGGTGATGTTTGAGCTGGAGCTGGATGCAGTATTGCAGCGTGTGGTGCCGCAGTTCAAATCCGTGGCCAAGCACCAGGCGGTTGAGCGTGACCTCGCTGTCGTCGTCGTTGAGCGGGTCACGCATGCCGAGATCATGGCGGCCATTGAGCAGGCAGTGCCCGGTGCCATGCTGCGATCTGCGGTGTTGTTTGACGTGTACCGCCCCAAAGCGTTGCGTGCAGGCGAGGAGGCGCCAGCAGGTGGCTTGGCGCAAGGGGAGAAGAGTCTGGCCGTGCGTGTGACTTTGGGTAGCGACGACGCTACGCTGACGGAGGCCGAGATCGATGCGGCCGTGCAAGCTGTGGTGACTCAGCTGACCCAGCGTACCGGCGCAAGGTTGCGTGTTTGA
- a CDS encoding single-stranded DNA-binding protein, whose protein sequence is MIDGLVAGRLYGETERRMDKAGKAFTLAKVRASTADGEILFVNVIAFDGDVCASLHALQDGDSVALSGSLTPRVWTDKQGNARPALDMVAHRLMVLP, encoded by the coding sequence ATGATCGATGGACTGGTGGCCGGAAGGCTTTATGGCGAGACGGAGCGGCGCATGGACAAGGCGGGCAAGGCGTTCACGCTGGCGAAGGTGCGGGCCAGCACGGCCGACGGCGAAATACTGTTTGTGAACGTCATCGCGTTTGACGGCGATGTCTGCGCCTCCCTTCATGCTCTTCAGGATGGAGATTCCGTGGCGCTTTCGGGTAGCCTCACGCCCCGAGTCTGGACGGATAAGCAAGGGAATGCCCGGCCCGCATTGGACATGGTGGCGCATCGCTTGATGGTGTTACCGTGA
- a CDS encoding integration host factor subunit alpha, with the protein MIEFAVESLETPALTKAQLADLLFDQIGLNKRESKDMIDAFFDLIAQSLVEGKDVKLSGFGNFQIRTKAPRPGRNPRTGEAIPIKARRVVTFHASSKLKEQIQTTALA; encoded by the coding sequence GTGATCGAATTTGCCGTCGAAAGCCTGGAAACCCCTGCATTGACCAAGGCGCAGCTGGCCGATCTGTTGTTTGATCAGATTGGCTTGAACAAGCGCGAGTCCAAAGACATGATTGACGCTTTTTTTGATCTGATTGCGCAAAGTCTTGTCGAGGGCAAGGATGTCAAGTTGTCGGGCTTTGGCAATTTCCAGATCCGTACCAAGGCACCACGCCCCGGACGAAATCCCCGCACGGGGGAAGCGATTCCGATCAAGGCACGCCGTGTGGTGACTTTTCACGCCAGTAGCAAGCTCAAGGAGCAGATTCAGACCACTGCATTGGCGTGA
- the pheS gene encoding phenylalanine--tRNA ligase subunit alpha, which yields MNELDSLVESATKLFAQSATPADLENAKAQFLGKSGRVTELMKGMAQLSVEEKKSRGAAINVAKQAIEAALTARRQALADAELQVQLKAEALDVSLPGRQRGQGGLHPVSLTLERIQGIFGSMGFDVAEGPEIETDWFNFTALNTPEDHPARSMHDTFYVEGGTPEAPNLLRTHTSPMQIRHAVQHVKKHRAMLDAGQSMPEIRVIAPGRTYRVDSDATHSPMFHQCEGLWVGENVSFKDLKVIFTAFCRTFFESDDLVLRFRPSFFPFTEPSAEIDIQFQTGPLAGRWLEVAGSGQVHPNVVRNMGLDPEKYIGFAFGMGPDRLTMLRYGVNDLRLFFDGDIRFLSQFQ from the coding sequence ATGAACGAGTTGGATTCCCTGGTCGAGAGCGCGACGAAACTGTTTGCGCAAAGCGCAACCCCCGCAGATCTGGAAAATGCCAAGGCGCAGTTTCTGGGCAAGTCGGGTCGCGTGACCGAACTCATGAAGGGCATGGCGCAGCTTTCCGTCGAGGAAAAAAAGTCTCGTGGCGCGGCCATCAATGTAGCCAAGCAGGCCATTGAAGCCGCCTTGACTGCGCGCCGCCAGGCCTTGGCCGATGCTGAGCTGCAGGTCCAACTCAAGGCTGAGGCATTGGACGTGAGCCTGCCGGGCCGTCAGCGTGGACAAGGGGGCTTGCACCCCGTGTCGCTGACGCTCGAACGCATTCAGGGTATTTTCGGTTCGATGGGCTTTGACGTGGCCGAGGGCCCTGAGATTGAAACCGACTGGTTCAACTTCACTGCACTGAACACGCCGGAAGATCACCCCGCGCGTTCCATGCACGACACCTTCTACGTGGAAGGCGGCACGCCCGAGGCGCCCAACCTGCTGCGCACGCACACCAGCCCCATGCAGATCCGTCACGCGGTGCAGCACGTCAAAAAGCACCGTGCAATGCTCGATGCAGGCCAGTCCATGCCCGAGATCCGTGTCATTGCGCCGGGTCGCACCTACCGAGTGGACAGCGATGCGACGCATTCGCCGATGTTCCATCAATGTGAAGGCCTGTGGGTGGGTGAGAACGTGAGCTTCAAGGACCTGAAGGTCATCTTCACTGCCTTCTGCCGCACCTTCTTTGAAAGTGACGACCTGGTGCTGCGTTTTCGGCCGAGCTTTTTCCCCTTCACCGAACCGAGCGCCGAAATTGACATCCAGTTCCAGACCGGGCCTCTGGCGGGGCGTTGGTTGGAAGTGGCCGGTTCAGGCCAGGTGCACCCGAACGTGGTGCGCAATATGGGACTCGATCCTGAGAAGTACATCGGTTTTGCTTTTGGCATGGGGCCGGATCGCCTGACCATGCTGCGCTATGGGGTCAACGACCTGCGCCTGTTCTTTGACGGCGACATCCGTTTTCTGTCGCAGTTCCAGTAA
- the nirD gene encoding nitrite reductase small subunit NirD yields the protein MSALPMNSSTDSLAWTDICAVDDILPSTGVCALVANRHVAVFRTSSDQFFAIDNVDPKSGASVLSRGLIGNLGDRVVVASPLYKNHFDLRTGECLEAPEHSVSAHSVRAVGGRVSVASVPAA from the coding sequence ATGAGCGCACTCCCCATGAATAGCAGCACCGACTCCCTGGCCTGGACCGACATCTGCGCGGTCGATGACATCCTGCCCAGCACTGGTGTCTGCGCGTTGGTCGCCAATCGCCATGTGGCGGTCTTTCGCACTAGCAGCGATCAATTTTTTGCCATCGATAATGTGGACCCGAAATCCGGGGCCAGCGTGCTGTCACGCGGGCTGATCGGCAATCTGGGTGACCGTGTCGTGGTTGCCTCGCCGCTGTACAAGAACCATTTCGACCTGCGCACGGGCGAATGCCTGGAGGCGCCCGAGCATTCGGTGAGCGCCCACAGCGTACGTGCGGTGGGAGGGCGTGTCAGCGTGGCCAGCGTGCCAGCAGCCTGA
- the rplT gene encoding 50S ribosomal protein L20, with protein sequence MPRVKRGVTARARHKKVLALAKGFRGRRGNVYRIAKQAVMKAGQYAYRDRRTKKRVFRQLWIARINAAARELGLTYSQFANGLKKASIEIDRKMLADLAVHDKAAFGSIVEQVKAKLAA encoded by the coding sequence ATGCCTCGCGTCAAACGTGGTGTAACGGCCCGTGCCCGTCACAAGAAAGTTCTAGCCCTTGCAAAGGGTTTCCGTGGTCGCCGCGGTAACGTCTACCGTATCGCCAAGCAGGCGGTAATGAAGGCTGGGCAATATGCCTACCGTGACCGCCGCACCAAGAAGCGCGTGTTCCGCCAGTTGTGGATTGCCCGTATCAACGCCGCTGCCCGTGAACTGGGCCTGACCTACAGCCAGTTCGCCAACGGCCTGAAGAAGGCATCTATCGAGATCGACCGCAAGATGCTGGCCGACCTCGCAGTGCACGACAAGGCTGCCTTTGGCAGCATCGTGGAGCAAGTCAAGGCCAAGCTGGCTGCTTGA
- a CDS encoding MerR family transcriptional regulator: MGNTLPSIPAKRYFTIGEVAELCGVKPHVLRYWEQEFTQLRPMKRRGNRRYYQHHEVLMIRRIRDLLYDQGFTISGARNRLQELVHPARDESVVGATTMESSNAELPSMLVDGARDLSIDPKNFMLDSNAVRRELFEIRALLSLN; encoded by the coding sequence ATGGGCAACACCCTTCCTTCCATTCCTGCCAAGCGATACTTCACGATTGGTGAGGTTGCGGAATTGTGCGGCGTCAAACCCCATGTCTTGCGCTACTGGGAGCAAGAATTCACACAACTGCGCCCCATGAAGCGGCGTGGAAACCGGCGCTACTACCAGCATCACGAGGTGCTCATGATCCGCCGTATCCGGGACTTGTTGTATGACCAGGGGTTCACCATCAGCGGAGCCCGTAATCGTCTTCAGGAACTTGTGCATCCGGCACGTGATGAGTCCGTGGTAGGTGCTACAACGATGGAGTCATCGAATGCCGAGTTGCCCAGCATGTTGGTGGACGGGGCGCGTGATCTTTCCATCGATCCGAAGAACTTCATGTTGGACTCGAATGCAGTGCGTAGAGAATTATTTGAGATTCGCGCGCTACTTTCTTTGAATTGA
- the nirB gene encoding nitrite reductase large subunit NirB, with protein MKIVLIGHGMVGHKFLESLAETGITGVEVTVLCEEPRPAYDRVHLSAFFSGTSADELSLVEPGFFERTGFTLRLAARAASVDRRIRTVTTADGEVLPYDKLVLATGSNPFVPQVAGRDREHCFVYRTIEDLEAMQASGAKSKTGVVVGGGLLGLECAKALSDMGLETHVVEFAPRLMAVQVDEGGGRVLRAKIEELGVQVHTGRNTQEITDGARARHRMVFADGTYLETDMIVFSAGIRPRDDLARQCVLAIGPRGGVAIDSACRTSDHDVYAIGECASWNEQTFGLVAPGYDMARVAARHIAGDADAAFVGADMSTKLKLMGVDVASIGDAHGKTPHSRSCQYVDERRQVYKKIVISEDGKQLLGAVLIGDATEYGTLLQMALNGIALPEDPEFLIFPSSDGKAKPGLGVDALPDTAQICSCNNVTKGGICAAVGNGACTIAEMKACTKAGATCGGCVPLVTQVMKAEMARRGMAVNNHICEHFAYSRQEIYHLVRVGNIRSFEDLMARHGKGMGCDICKPVAASVFASCWNEFVLKKELAGLQDSNDYYLGNIQKDGTYSVVPRMPGGEVTPDGLIAVGQVAKKYGLYTKVTGGQRVDLFGARVEQLPTIWEELIAAGFESGHAYGKSLRTVKSCVGSTWCRYGVGDSVGLAVELEHRYKGLRSPHKIKFGVSGCTRECAEAQGKDIGIIATEKGWNLYICGNGGMKPRHAELFASDLIKEDLVRMIDRVLMFYVRTADRLQRTSTWRENLEGGLGYLTDVLIKDSLGLCTELEAQMQHVADTYQCEWKTAITDPETRKRFRSFVNSDKADENVLFVEERGQIRPARADERGPTTAKVIPIRQAA; from the coding sequence ATGAAGATTGTTCTCATTGGCCACGGCATGGTCGGCCACAAGTTCCTCGAAAGCCTGGCCGAGACCGGCATCACCGGCGTCGAAGTCACCGTGCTCTGCGAGGAGCCACGCCCCGCCTACGACCGGGTGCACCTCTCTGCATTCTTCAGCGGTACCTCGGCCGACGAACTCTCCCTGGTCGAGCCCGGCTTCTTCGAGCGCACCGGCTTCACGCTGCGCCTGGCGGCGCGCGCTGCCTCGGTGGACCGCCGCATCCGCACCGTGACCACCGCCGATGGCGAAGTGCTGCCCTACGACAAGCTGGTGCTGGCCACCGGCTCCAACCCCTTCGTGCCCCAGGTGGCCGGCCGTGACCGTGAGCACTGCTTCGTCTACCGCACCATCGAGGACCTGGAGGCCATGCAGGCCTCGGGCGCAAAGTCCAAGACCGGCGTGGTCGTGGGCGGGGGCCTGCTGGGCCTGGAATGCGCCAAGGCGCTGAGCGACATGGGCCTTGAAACCCATGTGGTCGAGTTCGCCCCGCGGCTGATGGCCGTGCAGGTGGACGAGGGCGGCGGCCGCGTGCTGCGCGCCAAGATCGAGGAACTGGGCGTGCAGGTGCACACCGGCCGCAACACGCAGGAGATCACCGACGGCGCCCGTGCGCGCCACCGCATGGTGTTTGCCGACGGTACGTATCTGGAGACTGACATGATCGTCTTCTCCGCCGGCATCCGTCCGCGCGATGACCTGGCCCGCCAGTGCGTGCTGGCCATCGGTCCGCGCGGCGGCGTGGCCATCGACAGTGCCTGCCGCACCAGCGACCATGACGTGTATGCCATCGGCGAATGCGCGTCGTGGAACGAGCAGACCTTCGGCCTGGTGGCGCCCGGCTACGACATGGCCCGCGTGGCGGCCCGCCATATCGCAGGCGACGCCGACGCGGCCTTCGTCGGCGCGGACATGAGCACCAAGCTCAAGCTCATGGGCGTGGACGTGGCCAGCATCGGCGACGCGCATGGCAAGACGCCCCACAGCCGCAGCTGCCAGTATGTGGACGAGCGCCGCCAGGTCTACAAGAAGATCGTCATCAGCGAAGACGGCAAGCAGCTGCTGGGCGCCGTGCTGATCGGCGACGCCACCGAATACGGCACGCTGCTGCAGATGGCGCTCAACGGCATCGCGCTGCCCGAGGACCCCGAGTTCCTGATCTTCCCGTCCAGCGACGGCAAGGCCAAGCCCGGCCTGGGTGTGGACGCCCTGCCCGACACGGCGCAGATCTGCTCGTGCAACAACGTCACCAAGGGCGGCATCTGCGCCGCCGTGGGCAACGGCGCCTGCACCATCGCCGAGATGAAGGCCTGCACCAAGGCCGGCGCCACCTGCGGCGGCTGCGTGCCCCTGGTCACCCAGGTCATGAAGGCCGAGATGGCGCGCCGCGGCATGGCCGTGAACAACCACATCTGCGAGCACTTCGCGTACTCGCGCCAGGAGATCTACCACCTGGTGCGCGTGGGCAACATCAGGAGCTTCGAGGACCTGATGGCCAGACACGGCAAGGGCATGGGCTGCGACATCTGCAAGCCCGTGGCGGCCAGTGTGTTCGCATCGTGCTGGAACGAGTTCGTGCTCAAGAAGGAGCTGGCCGGCCTGCAGGACAGCAACGACTACTACTTGGGCAACATCCAGAAGGACGGTACCTACTCGGTGGTGCCGCGCATGCCCGGTGGCGAGGTCACGCCCGACGGCCTGATCGCCGTGGGCCAGGTGGCCAAGAAGTACGGCCTGTACACCAAGGTCACGGGCGGCCAGCGCGTGGACCTGTTCGGTGCGCGCGTGGAGCAGTTGCCCACCATCTGGGAGGAGCTGATCGCCGCCGGCTTCGAGTCGGGCCATGCGTACGGCAAGTCGCTGCGCACCGTCAAGAGCTGCGTGGGATCGACCTGGTGCCGCTACGGCGTGGGCGACAGCGTGGGCCTGGCCGTGGAGCTGGAGCACCGCTACAAGGGCCTGCGCTCGCCGCACAAGATCAAGTTCGGTGTCTCGGGCTGCACCCGCGAATGCGCCGAAGCGCAGGGCAAGGACATCGGCATCATCGCCACCGAGAAGGGCTGGAACCTGTACATCTGCGGCAACGGCGGCATGAAGCCGCGCCACGCCGAGCTGTTCGCGTCCGACCTGATCAAGGAAGACCTGGTGCGCATGATCGACCGGGTGCTGATGTTCTACGTGCGCACGGCCGACCGGCTGCAGCGCACCAGCACCTGGCGCGAGAACCTCGAAGGCGGCCTCGGCTACCTCACGGATGTGCTGATCAAGGACAGCCTGGGCCTGTGCACCGAGCTCGAAGCCCAGATGCAGCATGTGGCAGACACCTACCAGTGCGAGTGGAAGACGGCCATCACCGACCCCGAAACGCGCAAGCGCTTCCGTTCATTCGTGAACAGCGACAAGGCCGACGAGAACGTGCTCTTCGTCGAGGAGCGCGGCCAGATCCGTCCGGCGCGCGCTGACGAGCGCGGCCCGACAACGGCCAAGGTTATTCCCATTCGTCAGGCCGCTTGA